In one Mucilaginibacter ginsenosidivorax genomic region, the following are encoded:
- a CDS encoding RteC domain-containing protein, with translation MIIEPAKARLVQLDEDLELFDEMGIPAGQKLNGKLNSIRQAIADLKTLLNQHPFSSTDEEIQFFKYVKPQFIARQLFALDIFTIETGKPVDTAEVIKNYFEQELKYTVKFHDQNKFMHQYYLFDGAELDALLFVRNVQPPSSLIPDAQSFDPEFSTAGDYVFARFIANEWVQEFLTDRLYSPEETERLSNMTKKKVTLKWTGDAINLAEMAYGIWLTGQINQGNAGIAEIVRCLEVTFQVSIGRPFRRWQSISSRKRVSQVKYIDQMKAAILKRLDDEYA, from the coding sequence ATGATAATCGAACCTGCAAAAGCACGCTTAGTACAACTTGATGAAGATCTGGAATTATTTGATGAAATGGGAATTCCAGCCGGGCAAAAACTGAACGGTAAGCTCAACAGCATCAGGCAGGCAATTGCCGACCTTAAAACATTATTGAACCAACATCCCTTTTCTTCAACAGATGAGGAAATCCAATTTTTTAAATATGTCAAACCGCAGTTCATTGCGCGGCAATTATTTGCCTTGGACATTTTTACCATCGAAACAGGTAAACCCGTTGATACTGCCGAAGTGATTAAAAATTACTTTGAACAAGAACTAAAATATACCGTGAAATTTCACGACCAGAATAAATTTATGCATCAATATTACCTGTTTGATGGAGCTGAACTCGATGCCTTATTATTTGTCCGCAATGTTCAGCCACCAAGTTCGCTAATTCCTGATGCTCAGAGTTTCGATCCCGAATTTTCAACCGCCGGTGATTATGTATTTGCAAGGTTTATTGCCAATGAGTGGGTGCAGGAGTTTTTAACGGATCGTTTGTATAGCCCTGAAGAAACCGAAAGGTTATCCAACATGACTAAGAAGAAAGTGACATTAAAGTGGACGGGCGATGCGATTAACCTGGCGGAAATGGCTTATGGTATATGGCTGACCGGTCAGATCAATCAGGGCAACGCCGGGATTGCTGAAATTGTGCGATGCCTGGAAGTTACCTTTCAGGTAAGCATTGGGCGGCCATTCAGAAGGTGGCAATCGATCTCCAGCAGGAAGCGGGTGAGCCAGGTTAAATATATTGACCAAATGAAGGCCGCAATATTAAAGCGGTTGGATGATGAGTATGCGTGA
- a CDS encoding MauE/DoxX family redox-associated membrane protein, with translation MKKQAIQDSLSALLVLLFVYASFSKYADFKYFQQSMHRQPFPNWLVTSIIWMLPPLEIAIAGLLAFSRTRLLGLYAFIIIMSLFTFYIVAILLNLFPIVPCSCGGLIQSLGWLPHLFLNLFFILIAGLVLRMEFLNIKKERKNSTKNQR, from the coding sequence ATGAAAAAGCAAGCAATACAAGATTCTCTTTCCGCACTTTTGGTGCTACTGTTTGTGTATGCAAGTTTTAGCAAATATGCCGATTTCAAATACTTTCAGCAGTCAATGCATCGGCAGCCTTTCCCTAATTGGTTAGTAACCTCCATCATATGGATGCTTCCACCTTTGGAGATCGCTATTGCTGGATTATTAGCTTTTTCAAGAACAAGACTATTGGGTTTGTACGCCTTTATAATTATAATGAGCTTGTTTACCTTTTATATTGTTGCTATTCTATTGAATTTATTTCCCATAGTGCCGTGTTCGTGTGGCGGGCTAATACAATCTCTTGGCTGGCTACCACACTTATTTCTCAACCTGTTTTTTATTTTAATTGCTGGTTTAGTACTCAGAATGGAATTTTTAAATATTAAGAAAGAAAGAAAAAACAGCACCAAAAATCAACGTTAA
- a CDS encoding WD40/YVTN/BNR-like repeat-containing protein, giving the protein MKRFYQLIITVLLLTPFISTAQTITILQQDKPTSIRGLSVVDDKIAWISGSKGHIAITTDGGTTWAWQQVAGYEKADFRDIEAFNDKEAVIMSSGTPALVLKTTDGGKTWQEKCRKTDSIYFFDAMDFADAKHGYILGDPIKNKFLLMETKDGGETWAEMQNTPDALPGEAAFAASGTCLRVNKDLGVVIASGGMAARFLQLCNCDKPQWQTKSLPLAQNASSKGSFSISDDLLVAVGGNYSKDKATDSVICKYDKKSNVYKVLPAGATGFQSCVERIQGRTYLSTGTSGTSLSAAYGESWKKIDSTSFNVCRRAKHGKLVLLAGDRGKIAVFKM; this is encoded by the coding sequence ATGAAACGTTTTTACCAGTTAATAATTACAGTTTTACTACTTACTCCATTTATTTCGACAGCGCAAACCATCACCATTTTACAACAGGATAAGCCAACCAGCATTCGAGGTTTATCGGTTGTTGATGATAAAATCGCCTGGATAAGCGGCAGCAAAGGCCACATAGCCATTACTACCGATGGCGGCACAACCTGGGCCTGGCAACAGGTTGCCGGCTATGAAAAAGCCGATTTTAGGGATATTGAAGCATTTAATGATAAAGAGGCCGTAATCATGAGCTCGGGCACTCCGGCACTGGTGTTAAAAACTACCGATGGCGGTAAAACCTGGCAGGAAAAATGCCGCAAAACCGATAGCATATACTTTTTTGATGCCATGGATTTTGCCGATGCCAAACACGGCTATATTTTAGGCGACCCTATAAAAAATAAATTCCTGCTGATGGAAACCAAAGATGGCGGCGAAACCTGGGCCGAAATGCAAAACACGCCCGATGCCTTACCCGGCGAGGCTGCCTTTGCGGCAAGCGGTACCTGTTTAAGGGTTAATAAAGATTTGGGCGTGGTTATAGCAAGCGGTGGCATGGCTGCACGTTTTTTGCAATTGTGTAATTGCGATAAGCCACAATGGCAAACAAAAAGTTTACCGCTGGCACAAAATGCAAGCAGTAAAGGCTCTTTTTCGATATCTGACGATCTGCTGGTGGCAGTAGGTGGCAACTATTCAAAAGATAAAGCCACGGATTCTGTAATTTGTAAGTACGACAAAAAAAGCAACGTATATAAGGTTTTGCCTGCAGGTGCTACCGGGTTTCAGTCATGCGTTGAGCGCATACAGGGACGGACATATTTATCCACCGGGACATCTGGCACCAGCTTGTCGGCAGCGTACGGTGAGTCCTGGAAAAAAATCGACAGCACCAGCTTTAATGTTTGCCGGAGGGCTAAACACGGAAAGTTGGTTTTACTGGCCGGCGACAGGGGTAAAATAGCGGTATTTAAAATGTAG
- a CDS encoding DUF6520 family protein, which translates to MKKIRMGLMAFAAMSGIGSAFAFNAPKKQIGTTYYASLSGSNQVWSLTPPSGKSCQSGNSVACTITSTSPQADVLNTQNSFPDNYTVQHASDNKIYR; encoded by the coding sequence ATGAAAAAGATCAGAATGGGCCTAATGGCCTTTGCGGCAATGAGTGGTATCGGAAGTGCTTTTGCTTTTAACGCGCCCAAAAAACAAATTGGCACTACCTATTATGCAAGCCTAAGTGGTTCAAATCAGGTATGGTCGTTAACACCCCCATCTGGCAAAAGTTGTCAGTCAGGAAATTCGGTAGCATGTACAATAACTTCGACCTCTCCACAGGCTGACGTTTTGAATACTCAAAACAGCTTTCCGGACAATTATACTGTCCAACATGCCAGTGACAATAAAATTTACAGGTAA
- a CDS encoding phosphoribosyltransferase domain-containing protein: MFDLNTRKLIIINDVVTTGSTTCAIIEAILKVYPNADITVFSLAWTLTAKQQEYLRQLE, translated from the coding sequence ATGTTCGACCTTAATACCCGTAAGTTGATAATCATTAACGATGTAGTTACTACAGGTTCAACAACATGTGCCATTATTGAAGCCATTTTGAAGGTTTATCCCAATGCCGACATTACCGTTTTTTCACTTGCCTGGACGCTTACGGCCAAACAACAGGAATACCTTCGCCAGCTGGAGTAA
- a CDS encoding lanthionine synthetase LanC family protein — translation METSAIPRTDQVNSGTKAITGPGLNISSNWDYEAFFKTGDVKYHIYSPYIIVEHERPYYGWVLYLSVIRQQAFPLFNLLIPKLLMAGVSFEIPESGAAHSSILDGSLGYEQIGKVICIYPYNDENALLIAKDLIELTRDFAGPVIPTAIHLRSIVYTGINHGEGLNFSWPFYSISKPLYPKTKKWLKKYFIVQQLKGDAKGNVYKCLNVTRWTNIHWCVIKQGLAYQCADDFGRTIKDRLEWQYDLLKYYEGKIPLPKALEYFEQQGNAYLVTEFIESLHLYDKIHQLHQGTMWSNMPVEAKRALLKILLDVVAIVDLFHDKGLVHRDISPGNFLVREDGTVVAIDIELIYDYRSNRPKPPYTLGTPGYISPQQIQFMTPNLEDDYYGLGGLMVKIFTGMSPSKFQGNDEESIFKAMKFFTSNNAIASLVSSCLAYDPALRPNINSIRHTLLVYDALLLTNLNEQVGGPQIKIHSEETKEIKEVIQKGINAFAHPIMIDQFGHWIGKTAITDGLIANELYNCETAQDFANGTAGVLYMLANAEKLGFDLGSLNSTITRNLERLSLNSDRTENDDTGLFYGSPGKSVAICAMVNAGLLEKTIHFHNQIYKGLSKHDNGVNLATGVAGRGLAMLYCASRTNQRFYYPELNSIVSKILKEQQTDGSWLIKQDHSDYKGIKILGFSYGIAGIVYFLMMHYSMHNDLKVKQSILKALFWLLKQRVSTDVHMVWPLNSTNGVIDPWFENGFSGVAFTFIKAYEIFKNEMFKEAASEALKSHPQFISSNYITMNNGLSGLGQVYIEALKIFEDDEWKERARYIVYYFMNCCKTDLDKITYWHEENYTRPSAGYLNGNAGIINFLMHYLYPNKIELPF, via the coding sequence ATGGAAACATCTGCTATTCCTAGAACTGATCAGGTAAACTCAGGAACGAAAGCGATCACTGGACCCGGTTTGAATATATCCTCAAATTGGGATTATGAAGCGTTTTTTAAAACCGGGGATGTAAAATACCATATTTATAGTCCATACATTATAGTTGAACACGAAAGGCCTTATTATGGATGGGTCTTATACCTTTCAGTTATCAGGCAACAGGCGTTCCCTCTCTTTAACTTGTTAATACCTAAACTCCTGATGGCCGGTGTATCATTTGAGATCCCGGAAAGCGGTGCAGCCCATTCATCGATTTTAGATGGTAGCTTAGGATATGAGCAAATAGGAAAGGTTATTTGTATTTATCCCTATAATGACGAAAATGCCCTGCTCATAGCTAAAGACCTAATCGAATTGACTAGAGATTTTGCCGGGCCTGTGATACCTACAGCTATTCATTTACGCAGTATTGTTTATACCGGAATCAATCATGGCGAAGGATTAAATTTTAGCTGGCCATTCTATTCAATTTCTAAGCCGCTTTATCCGAAAACAAAGAAATGGTTGAAAAAATATTTTATAGTCCAGCAGTTAAAAGGCGATGCAAAAGGCAATGTGTATAAATGCCTGAATGTCACAAGATGGACTAATATTCATTGGTGCGTGATTAAACAGGGCTTGGCATACCAATGTGCCGATGATTTTGGCAGGACTATAAAAGACAGGCTTGAATGGCAATATGACCTTTTAAAATACTATGAGGGTAAAATCCCTTTACCGAAGGCACTCGAATATTTTGAACAGCAAGGTAATGCCTACCTGGTGACCGAATTTATTGAGAGCCTCCATTTATATGATAAAATCCATCAACTTCATCAAGGAACGATGTGGTCAAACATGCCAGTTGAGGCTAAACGTGCATTACTCAAAATTCTGTTAGATGTTGTAGCAATTGTAGATCTGTTTCATGATAAGGGTTTGGTTCATCGCGATATTAGTCCTGGAAATTTTTTAGTCCGTGAAGATGGTACTGTTGTGGCCATAGACATTGAATTGATTTACGATTATCGTTCGAACAGGCCTAAGCCCCCATACACATTGGGTACGCCTGGCTATATATCTCCGCAGCAAATTCAGTTTATGACACCAAATCTGGAAGATGATTATTATGGGCTTGGTGGCTTAATGGTAAAAATCTTTACCGGGATGTCGCCATCAAAATTTCAAGGTAATGATGAGGAATCTATTTTCAAGGCCATGAAATTTTTTACAAGTAATAACGCTATTGCATCTCTGGTCAGCAGCTGCTTGGCCTATGATCCCGCATTAAGACCAAATATCAATTCTATTCGACACACCCTATTAGTTTATGACGCATTACTGCTAACTAATTTAAATGAGCAAGTCGGTGGGCCACAAATAAAAATTCACTCAGAAGAAACGAAGGAAATAAAAGAGGTCATCCAAAAAGGAATAAACGCCTTTGCTCATCCAATAATGATAGATCAGTTTGGACACTGGATTGGTAAAACCGCCATAACAGATGGTTTAATAGCCAACGAATTATACAATTGTGAAACAGCCCAGGACTTTGCTAACGGAACAGCAGGAGTTCTTTATATGCTTGCAAACGCGGAAAAATTGGGATTTGATCTTGGATCATTAAATTCTACGATCACAAGAAATTTGGAACGTTTGAGCTTGAATTCGGATCGGACTGAAAATGATGATACAGGGTTGTTTTATGGGAGCCCAGGCAAATCAGTTGCAATATGTGCCATGGTAAATGCTGGGCTTTTAGAAAAAACCATTCACTTTCATAACCAAATTTATAAAGGGCTTTCTAAACACGATAACGGTGTAAATCTGGCAACAGGCGTGGCTGGCCGCGGCCTTGCGATGTTATATTGTGCATCACGAACCAATCAACGGTTTTACTATCCGGAACTCAATTCAATTGTTTCAAAAATATTAAAAGAACAACAAACAGATGGATCGTGGCTAATTAAACAGGATCATTCCGATTATAAAGGAATTAAGATTTTAGGCTTTTCTTATGGAATTGCTGGAATAGTTTATTTCCTAATGATGCATTATTCAATGCACAATGATTTGAAAGTAAAGCAATCTATTTTGAAGGCATTATTCTGGCTTTTAAAACAGCGTGTTTCCACTGATGTCCACATGGTATGGCCGCTTAATTCAACAAATGGCGTTATAGATCCCTGGTTTGAAAACGGCTTTTCGGGGGTGGCCTTTACTTTTATCAAAGCATACGAGATTTTCAAGAATGAAATGTTTAAGGAGGCCGCTTCAGAGGCTTTAAAAAGTCACCCCCAATTTATTTCCAGCAACTATATCACTATGAATAACGGACTTAGTGGATTAGGTCAGGTTTATATTGAAGCACTTAAAATCTTTGAAGATGATGAATGGAAAGAGCGCGCAAGGTATATCGTTTATTATTTCATGAATTGTTGCAAAACCGACTTGGATAAAATTACATATTGGCACGAAGAAAATTATACCCGGCCCTCCGCTGGTTATCTGAATGGAAATGCGGGTATCATTAATTTCCTCATGCACTACTTATACCCTAATAAAATTGAGCTGCCATTCTAA
- a CDS encoding Crp/Fnr family transcriptional regulator — MIDAVGFIQRLNRTKTLSLKLTNVLMEAFRTNRFEAQETFLSPGNYASSIYYIENGLVRGAIEGSAEKITTWFKQNGSLIIPQGLINQQPSGEYISAVTKTSLIALPFKSLKTIGETIPEVMELLVLLVAETATEAQYREKLLRLPAAKDRYNFLSENEDFILKRIPNYLAASYLNVTKETFSRLHKGLPY, encoded by the coding sequence ATGATTGATGCCGTTGGATTTATACAGCGCCTAAACCGAACCAAAACACTTTCATTAAAACTCACCAACGTATTAATGGAAGCCTTTAGGACTAACCGGTTTGAAGCACAGGAAACCTTTCTTTCACCAGGTAATTATGCGAGTTCTATTTATTACATAGAAAACGGATTAGTAAGGGGGGCTATCGAGGGGTCTGCCGAAAAAATAACAACATGGTTCAAACAGAACGGGAGTTTAATTATACCACAAGGTCTTATCAATCAGCAGCCAAGCGGAGAATATATTAGCGCAGTAACCAAAACCAGCCTTATTGCGTTGCCTTTTAAAAGCTTAAAAACAATTGGTGAAACCATACCTGAAGTAATGGAATTGCTGGTTTTATTGGTTGCAGAAACCGCTACCGAGGCGCAATACAGGGAAAAGCTGTTAAGGCTTCCGGCGGCTAAGGATCGGTACAATTTCCTTTCCGAAAATGAGGATTTTATTTTAAAGAGGATACCCAATTATCTTGCCGCCTCTTACCTGAATGTTACCAAAGAAACATTCAGCCGTCTGCATAAGGGCTTACCATATTGA